A single Salmo salar chromosome ssa19, Ssal_v3.1, whole genome shotgun sequence DNA region contains:
- the LOC106578980 gene encoding protein phosphatase 1 regulatory subunit 3C-B isoform X2: protein MLNPRPMPGPIMPVDVAMRICLASSPPLRSFLSTYEDCRSRNLVNRYKPLRPCISSKQQLEDSSLGWKSARAKGKKRVVFADSKGMSLTAIHVFKEFEEDPLSDLQFDLSDLANATAGLKVSVEKCFTLDFPQPAADYLDFRNRLKKNQVCLENCILQERSLTGTVKVRNVSFEKSVSIRITFDSWKTHTDIASTYLNNVYGCLDTDTFAFTVDLPSSVPSQERVEFCLCFNTQDQTYWDNNDEKNYKLLHNDTDADQTSNSIIQTTAPVEFKRDGKRPEMEFDQFGSPRTSSGFFPEWQSWGHIENTTPYW from the coding sequence ATGTTGAACCCCAGGCCAATGCCAGGTCCTATCATGCCAGTAGATGTAGCCATGAGGATCTGCCTGGCAAGCTCTCCACCCCTCCGCAGCTTCCTCAGCACGTACGAGGACTGCCGATCGCGAAACCTGGTCAACCGCTACAAACCACTGAGGCCATGCATCAGCTCCAAGCAGCAGCTAGAGGACTCCAGCCTGGGATGGAAGAGTGCCAGGGCCAAGGGGAAGAAGCGGGTGGTCTTTGCCGATTCAAAAGGCATGTCCCTAACGGCCATCCACGTGTTCAAGGAGTTTGAGGAGGACCCACTGTCTGACCTGCAATTTGACCTGTCTGACCTGGCCAATGCCACCGCTGGCCTCAAGGTCTCCGTGGAGAAATGTTTTACTCTGGATTTCCCACAGCCCGCTGCAGATTATCTGGACTTCAGGAACCGGCTCAAGAAGAACCAAGTGTGTCTGGAAAACTGCATACTCCAGGAACGGTCGCTCACCGGCACCGTGAAAGTCAGGAACGTAAGCTTTGAGAAATCGGTCTCCATCCGGATAACGTTTGACTCGTGGAAAACCCACACGGACATTGCTAGTACGTACCTAAACAATGTGTACGGTTGTTTGGACACTGACACCTTCGCTTTCACCGTCGACCTGCCAAGTTCTGTGCCCTCACAGGAGCGTGTGGAGTTCTGCTTATGCTTCAACACCCAGGATCAGACGTACTGGGACAACAACGATGAGAAGAACTACAAGTTGCTCCACAACGACACAGACGCAGACCAGACCAGCAACTCCATCATCCAGACCACCGCACCAGTGGAGTTCAAGAGAGACGGCAAGAGGCCGGAGATGGAGTTTGACCAGTTTGGGAGCCCGAGGACGTCCAGTGGATTCTTCCCTGAATGGCAGAGCTGGGGACACATAGAGAATACAACCCCATACTGGTGA
- the LOC106578980 gene encoding protein phosphatase 1 regulatory subunit 3C-B isoform X1, which produces MNCTRVLHMLNPRPMPGPIMPVDVAMRICLASSPPLRSFLSTYEDCRSRNLVNRYKPLRPCISSKQQLEDSSLGWKSARAKGKKRVVFADSKGMSLTAIHVFKEFEEDPLSDLQFDLSDLANATAGLKVSVEKCFTLDFPQPAADYLDFRNRLKKNQVCLENCILQERSLTGTVKVRNVSFEKSVSIRITFDSWKTHTDIASTYLNNVYGCLDTDTFAFTVDLPSSVPSQERVEFCLCFNTQDQTYWDNNDEKNYKLLHNDTDADQTSNSIIQTTAPVEFKRDGKRPEMEFDQFGSPRTSSGFFPEWQSWGHIENTTPYW; this is translated from the exons ATGAATTGCACAAG GGTCCTCCACATGTTGAACCCCAGGCCAATGCCAGGTCCTATCATGCCAGTAGATGTAGCCATGAGGATCTGCCTGGCAAGCTCTCCACCCCTCCGCAGCTTCCTCAGCACGTACGAGGACTGCCGATCGCGAAACCTGGTCAACCGCTACAAACCACTGAGGCCATGCATCAGCTCCAAGCAGCAGCTAGAGGACTCCAGCCTGGGATGGAAGAGTGCCAGGGCCAAGGGGAAGAAGCGGGTGGTCTTTGCCGATTCAAAAGGCATGTCCCTAACGGCCATCCACGTGTTCAAGGAGTTTGAGGAGGACCCACTGTCTGACCTGCAATTTGACCTGTCTGACCTGGCCAATGCCACCGCTGGCCTCAAGGTCTCCGTGGAGAAATGTTTTACTCTGGATTTCCCACAGCCCGCTGCAGATTATCTGGACTTCAGGAACCGGCTCAAGAAGAACCAAGTGTGTCTGGAAAACTGCATACTCCAGGAACGGTCGCTCACCGGCACCGTGAAAGTCAGGAACGTAAGCTTTGAGAAATCGGTCTCCATCCGGATAACGTTTGACTCGTGGAAAACCCACACGGACATTGCTAGTACGTACCTAAACAATGTGTACGGTTGTTTGGACACTGACACCTTCGCTTTCACCGTCGACCTGCCAAGTTCTGTGCCCTCACAGGAGCGTGTGGAGTTCTGCTTATGCTTCAACACCCAGGATCAGACGTACTGGGACAACAACGATGAGAAGAACTACAAGTTGCTCCACAACGACACAGACGCAGACCAGACCAGCAACTCCATCATCCAGACCACCGCACCAGTGGAGTTCAAGAGAGACGGCAAGAGGCCGGAGATGGAGTTTGACCAGTTTGGGAGCCCGAGGACGTCCAGTGGATTCTTCCCTGAATGGCAGAGCTGGGGACACATAGAGAATACAACCCCATACTGGTGA